CGCGTCCCGCAGCGAGGCGTGCGTCGCGGTGACCCGACGGAGCGAACGCGCGAGCCGGCGATGGGTGCCCGCGAGGTCGCGCTCGTTCTTGATCAGCCGGCGCGTCAGCACTCCGCCCACGAGCACGAGGAGGAGGAGCGTGGTCCCGAGCGAGGCGAGACGGACGGCGGTCTCCGCGGCGGCGACGGGCCGCCCGGCGTCCCCGAGCCCGGCCGGACCCGCGAGCGACGCGACGGCCAGGAGCGCGAGGCTCATGGCGCCCATCGCCGCGCCGAGCCCGACGTCGACCACGATCGCGGTCGTGAGCACCTGGACGACATAGAGGAAGAGGAACGGGCTCGCGGTGCCGCCCGTCCGCGCCACGACGTAGGTGATGAGCACCGCGTCGCCCACCCCCGTCCATGCCAGCATCTGCGGAATGCGCTCCCACCGCGCGATCCGACCCGCCGCGAGCCGATTCATGACGCCGCCGACGACCGCCGCGACGAGCGCCGGGCCGAGCGCCGGCAGCACGCCGCGCAGCCATCCGGCGACAGCGACCGCGAGGAACACGACGATGACGGTGGCACGCACCCGCACCGACCAGCGCAGCCGGTCGCGCGTGACGCGGACGCGCGCGCGCCGCGCATGGCGGCGGAGCGCGCGGACCATGCGGCGGCACCAGCGGGTCATGCGCGCCAGCCAAGCCCGTGCGTCCGGCGTCGGGCAACGGCGGCGCCGGCTACGCGTATCCGTTCGCGCCGCCCCTCGTTCTGGAGCCCCGATGCTGTTAGAAGGGCGTCCGTGACGCGTCATCCCCCGCGGCTCCGCATCCCCCGTTCCGCATGACCGAAGCGCACGTCGAGCTTTCGCGCGTGCGCGTGGCGTTCGGCACGCGCGAGGTGTTGCGGGATCTGTCGTGCCGCTTCCCGCGCGGCAGGATCTCGGTGATCCTCGGCGGCAGCGGCTCGGGCAAGAGCACGTTGCTGCGGACGATCGGCGGCCTCGTGCAGCCGCGCGCCGGCGCGGTCGTCGTCGACGGCGAAGACGTCACCCGGCTCTCGGAGTCCGAGCTCTACCGGGTCCGCAAGAAGCTCGGGATGATGTTCCAGCAGGGCGCGCTCCTCGACTCGCTGACGGTGTTCGACAACCTCGCGTTCCCGCTCCGCGAGCACACGCGCCTCTCGGCGCGCGAGATCGCCGACGCCGTCCACGCGTGCATCGAAGCGGTAGGCCTGCAGAACGTCGACGCGCTCCTGCCGGGACAGCTCTCGGGCGGGATGGTGAAGCGCGTCGCGCTCGCCCGCGCCATCGTGCGCGAGCCCGTCATCCTGCTCTGCGACGAGCCGTTCTCCGGTCTCGACCCGATCTCGGCGCGCCGGATCGAAGGGCTCCTCGTCGAGATCAACCGGCTCCGCGGTGTCACCTTGATCGTCGTCTCGCACAGCATTCCGTCGACCATGCGGATGGCCGATCACGTCGTCGTGCTCCTCCCCGACGGACCGGTCGAAGGCACCCCGGCGGAACTGCGGGCGAGCACCGATCCGCGCATCGTCGCGTTCCTGAGCGACGGCGAGGATCCGTCGGTCGGCGCGCCCGACGACCTCCCCGGCACGTCCGCCGCCGCGAGGCCCGCGTGAGAGGCGCGCGCTGATGCTGCGGCCGGTCCAGGATCTCGGGTGGGCGGCGCTGCGCTTCGTCGCCGACCTCGGCGCGCTCGCGACCTTCACGCTCCAGGTGGTGCGCGCGACCGTGATGCCGCCCTGGCGCTTCCGGCTCTTCCTCGACGAGCTCTACAAGCTCGGCGTGCTGTCGCTCGTCATCATCTGCGTCTGCGGGCTCGCGGTCGGCATGGTGCTCGGCCTCCAGGGATACAATACGCTGGTGCGATTCGGCGCGGCCGAATCGCTCGGGGCGGTGGTGGGACTGAGCCTCGTCCGCGAGCTCGGGCCGGTACTGACGGCGCTGCTCGCGACGGGACGCGCCGGCTCCGCGACCGCCGCCGAGATCGGCACGATGGTCGCGACCGAACAGCTCGACGGGCTCCGCATGATGTCGGTGGACCCGGTCGACCTCGTCGTGCAGCCGAAGGTCTCGGCGATGATCGCCGTGATGCCGCTCCTCTCGGCGCTCTTCATTGTGTGCGGCCTCGCCGGCGGATATCTCGTCGGCGTGGGGCTGATGGGGCTCGACGGCGGCAACTACCTGGCGAGCCTGCAATCGGCGGTCGATTTCCGCGACGATGTCCTCGGAAGCCTGCTGAAAGCGCTCATCTTCGGCGTGCTGGTCGGCCTGATCGCGACCTATCGCGGCTACCACGCGGCGCCGACGTCGGCGGGCGTGAGCGCCGCCACGACGTCCACCGTGGTCGTCGGATCGGTCAGCATCCTCATCTTCGACTACTTCGTGACCGCCCTCTGGGGAGTGTGACCATGACTCGATCCCCCCTCCGCGACCTCGTCGTCGGCCTCTTCGTTCTCGCCGGACTCGGCGCGATCGCCTACCTCTCGATCAGCGTCGGCGGGCTCTCCTACAGCGGCCCGGGCGGCCTCACCCTCTACGCGTCCTTCGATCAGACCGGCGGGCTCAAGGTGCGCGCACCGGTGGTCATCTCCGGCGTCAAGGTCGGCCAGATCTCCGACATCGAGCTCGGCGAGGACTACCGCGCTCGAGCCACCCTCGACCTCGACCCGAATCTCGCGCTGCCGACCGATACGACCGCGTCCATCCAGACGGCCGGCCTCCTCGGCGACCGCTACGTCGCGCTCCAACTCGGCGGCGAGGAGCAGATGCTGAAGCCCGGCGACGAGATCACCTTCACCGAATCGGCGGTGATTCTCGAGCGCCTGATCGGCAAACTGGTGCACAACGCTCCCGGCGAGAGCGACACGAAGAAAGAAGAGTAGAGGAGCACCCGATGGCCCTGATGCGAACGATGCCCGCCCTGCTGATCGCGCTCGCACTCGCGGCGCCCGCCGCCGCGCGCGCGGAGGAGCAGCCGGGTGCCGACTACGACCCGTGGCAGCGCATGAACCGCGGTATCTTCTGGTTCAACGACCAGTGCGACGTCTACGTCCTCGAGCCCGTCGCCAAGGGCTGGGACGTGGTGATGCCCGAGCGCGCCGAGACCAGCATCTCCAATTTCTTCGCGAATCTGCGTTTTCCGGTGGTGATGGTGAACAACCTGCTGCAGGGGAAGCCCGGCGCGGCGGCGATCGACGTCGGCCGCTTCATGGTGAACACCAGCTTCGGCATCGCCGGTCTGTTCGACCCCGCGACCCTCTGGGGCCTGACCAAGCACAACGAGGACTTCGGGCAGACGCTCGGCGTCTGGGGCGTCCCGCCGGGGCCGTATCTCGTGCTCCCGCTCTTCGGACCGTCCAACCCGCGCGACACGGCCGGCATGCCGGTCGACTACGTGCTCAGCATCACGCCGCTCGTCCTCAACTCGTTCTGGTGGACGGGGGCCGGGGTCGTGAACGTCGTCAACACCCGGGCCCAGTACCTGGACGAGGTCCGCAACGCGAAGGAGGCGTCCCTCGACTATTACGTCTTCGCGCGGAACGCGTACTATCAGCGGCGCACGGCGCTCGTGAACGACCAACAGGAGGAGAGCGGCCAGGCGCCGACCGACGATCTCTATGACCTCAACGCCATCGAAGGCTCGAAATAGCTTCTCCGCGCTCGTCGCCGTGCTCGCGCTGGCAGCCGCCGTGCCACGCGCGGCGTGGTCGGCGGAAGACGCCGCCGCGGCCGTCGTCGAGAAGACGACGAGCGGCGTGATCGCGATCCTCCTCGACCAGAGCTTGTCGACCGAGGCGAAGCGCAAGCGCGTCGAGGACGTCGTGCTCCAGAGCGTCGACTTCGAGACGCTCTCCAAGCTCGTGCTCGCCCGCAACTGGAGCCGCTTCGACGAGGGGCAGCGCGACGAGTTCATGGACCTCTTCAAGAACCACCTCTCGATGACCTACGGACGGAACGTCGAGAACTACAAGGAAGAGAAGGTGCAGATCACCGGGACGCGGTCCGAGAGCGGCGGCGACGCCACCGTGAAGACGAAGGTCGTCCGCGGCGGCGCCAACGACATCCTGGTCGATTACCGCCTGCGCCAGAAGGGCGGAACCTGGAAGATCATCGACGTGGTGATCGAAGGCGTGAGCCTGGTCTCGAACTTCCGCTCGCAGTTTCAGGACGTCGTGTCGAACGGCGGGCCCGAGCGCCTGCTCGCCCTCCTGCGCGAGAAGAACGCCAAGGGCGAGCCGCTCAAGGCGAGCTGAGCGCGCGCGGCGCCCCGAGCGGTTGGCCGGCCTTCGCCTTCTTCTCGAGCGACTCCGCTTCGGTGCCGCCGACCATGTCGCCGACGAGCACGTATTGCCGCATCGCCTCGTGGAACGCGGCGACGGCCTTGTCGCGCTTCCCGAGCGCCGCGTAGACGTAACCGAGCGTCTTGTGGGAAGCCGCGTCGCGGGGATTCAGGCGGACGGCCGTCTCGAGCTCGGTCGCGGCGCGATCGTTCATGCCGCGCTCCGCGAACACGGCGCCGAGCTTGGCGTGGGTGGCCGCGTCGTTCGGCGACGCCGCCGCGGCCTTGGCGTAGACCTCCTCGGCACGCGCGCTCTGCCCCTGGTCTTCGAGCTCGGCGCCGAGCTCGAGCGCCGCGCTCGCCGACGTGGGATTCGCCTTCACGGCCTCCTCGAACGCGGCGAGCGCCTCGCTTCTCTTGCCGCCCTGTCGCGCGAGCAGGCCGCGCGTCACGTACACGCCCTCGAGCCCCTCGCGCGCCTCCTCCATGTTCGGATCGATGCGGATCGCCTCGTTGAAGTGCTTGATCGCGTAGTCGTTCATGCCGACCCGGACCTGGCACGTCGCGAGGTGGTAGTGCGCGAGCGCGTTTTCGGGATCCTTGTCGAGGATCTTCGAGTAGTTCGACGACGCGAGGCTCCATTGGCCACGCGACTCGAGGCTCGCGGCTTCGGAGAACAGGCGGTCGATCTCCTCCTGCGTGCCGGCGAAGGCGGGGGCCGCGAGCGTCACGAGGGCGGCGACGAGCAGCATCGAGGTGCGTCGTGGCATGAGCATGTCTCCTCTGGGGTCAACGCTGACACTGGGGACAATAGAACGAGCTCCGGCCGACGATCACGCGCCGGCGGATCACGCCGCCGCAGCGGCGGCACGGCTCACCGGCGCGCTCGTACACCCGGAACGTGTGCTGGAAAGCCCCCGGCTCGCCGCGCTCGTCGCGGTAGTCGGAGATCGACGAGCCGCGCAGCTCGATCGCCTCGGCGAGCACGCGCCCGGTCTCGGCGACGATGCGTGCGGCGTCGGCGCGCGTCACCCGCGAGGTGCGCCGGCCCGGGCGGATGCCGGCGCCGAACAAGATCTCGTTGACGTAGATGTTGCCGAGACCGGCGACCACCTGCTGGTCCATGAGCAGGCTCTTCACCGCCCGGCGTTGCCGGCGGGCGACGCCGTGCAGGAAGTCGGCGGAGAACTCGGCGGCGAGGGGCTCCGGCCCGAGCGCCGCGAGCTCGGTGAGCGCATCGGCGGGGCCGATCCGCATGAGCCCGAAGCGGCGCGGGTCGTGGAAGCGCACGGTCCGGCCGTCGTCGAGCGCGGCCACGACGTGGGTGTGAATCCGCCGCGGCTCGCTCGCCGGCAGCACGACCATCGTCCCCGTCATGCCGAGATGCACGAGCCAACTGGCGCCGTCATCGAGGTCGAGAAGCAGGTACTTGGCGCGCCGGCGCACGCGCTCGATGCGCCGCCCGGTCAGCCGGGCCGCGAAGTCGCGCGCGAGCCGCCGGCGCAGGCGGCGCTCGTGGACCTCGACCGCCGTGATGCGGCGCCCCGTAACGGCGCCGGCGAGCCCGCGCCGCACCGTCTCGACTTCGGGGAGCTCCGGCACGGGAGGCTCTAACGCGTCGACTGCGGGGTTCGTCGCGGCACACCGGCCGCGTCGAGCGCCCGCCCGACGGCGTCGGAAAGCCGCGCGAACGTCGCGAGATCGAGCGTCTCGCCGCGCGCGCGGGGATCGACGCCGGCCGCCGCGAACACCTCCTCCCAGACCGACGGGGGGAGCGCCGCGGGCTCGGTGAGCGTCTGTACGGCGTTCCGCAGCATCTTCCGACGCTGATTGAAGGCCGCGCGGACGATCGCGGCGAGGAGACGCGGCTCGGCGACCGGCACACGCGGGTTCGGCGCGAGCCGGACGCGCAGCACCTCCGAGGCGACCTGCGGGCGCGGATAGAACGCCGACGACGAGACGCGGAAGCGGCCGATCGGCTCCGCGTAGAGCTGGAAGAGCACCGACGGACCGCCGTACGCGCGTGTCCCGACCTTCGCCAGCAGCCGGTCGGCGACCTCCTTCTGCACCATGACCGTCAGGTCGGGGAACACGTGGCGCTCCTCGATCAGGCGGAAGAGGATCGGCACCGATACGTTGTACGGCAGGCTCGCGACCACCTTCACGTCGGTCTCGGGGATCTCGCCCCGCAGATCCACCTCGAGGGCATCGCCCTCGATCACCTTCACCTCGGGATGGGCGGCGAACTTGCGGCGCAGGACGATGGCCAGCCCGCGGTCGTACTCGACGATGTAGAGCCGGGCGGCGCGCACCGCGAGCACGTCGGTGAGCGCGCCGACCCCGGGTCCGATCTCGAGCACCGCGTCGCGGGCGGACACCTGCGCGAGGTCGAGCATGCGACCGATCACGCCCTGGTCGACGAGGAAGTGCTGGCCGAGGCTCTTGCGGGGCGCGAGACCTTCGCGCTGCAGGAGCGCGCGCGTTTCGGCGGCGAGACGGCTCATACCCCGATCGGCAGGGTCGCCGCCGCGTTCAGCGTGAGATCGTGACGCTCGCCGCGCAGAAGCCGCGCGCGCCCGGCGTACCCGATCATCGCCGCGTTGTCGGTGCAGTACGCGAAGCGCGGAAACGCGACGTCGAAACCGGCCGCGGTGCCCGCCTCGCTCATCGCGGTCCGCAGGCGGCTGTTGGCCGAGACGCCGCCGGACACGACGATCGTCGTCGCGCCGAGCTCCTCGGCGGCGCGCAGCGTCGGGGCGACGAGCATGTCGACGATCGCCTCCTGGAAGCTGGCGCACACGTCCTCGAGCGGGCGCGCGCCGCCGTCGAGCCCCCCTCCGGAAGCGAGCAGATACTGCCGGAGCGACGTCTTCACACCGCTGAAGCTGAAGTCGTAGCCGCCGCTCTTGAGCGCGGCGCGCGGGAAGCGGATCGCGCCGCGGTCGCCGGCGGCGGCACGCCGATCGATCTCGCGACCGCCGGGGAAGCCGAGCCCGAGCATCTTGGCGCCCTTGTCGAAGGCCTCGCCCGCCGCGTCGTCGCGCGTCCGCCCGAGCTGACGGTACCGGCCGACGCCCTCGACGAGATAGAGGCTCGTGTGCCCGCCGGAGACGAGGAGCCCCAGGTACGGAAAGGCGACGGGACGGTCCAGCAGAATCGCGAGCAGGTGGCCTTCGAGGTGATTCACGCCGACGAACGGCAGCGCGCGCTCGAAGGCGATGCCCTTCGCCACCTGCAAACCGACCAGCAGGGAGCCGACGAGTCCCGGGCCGTACGTCGCCGTGACGCCCTCGATCGCGTCGAGCCCGAGGCCGGCGTCGGCGAGCGCGCGCTCGATGACGGGGAGGATCGTCACCAGGTGCTGTCGGGACGCGAGCTCGGGCACGATGCCGCCGTATTTCCCGTGCACCATGTCCTGCGAGGCGACGATGCTCGCGCGAACGCCGCTCGCGTCGAGCACGGCCGCCGCGGTGTCGTCACAGGAAGTCTCGATGGCCAGCACGCGCATGCGTCAGGGAGCTCCGCCGCCCGTTTCCTTGCCACGTCGCGCGGCGCCTGTCAGCGCCTCCGCGGCGACGCGGTTCCCGGGCCACGCATCGAGGGAGCGGCGATAGGCGGCATCGGCCTCGGTCGTCCTCCCGGCCCCGGCGAGGAGCTTGCCGCGAAGCTCCTCGACGCGGCTCCTCCAGTAGGGCTCGTGCGCGAGCTTCTGGCCGGCGCGGTCGAGGAACCGCTGCGCCAGGTCCGGCTGGCTCATCTCGGCATGGGCGCGGGCGAGGAAGAAATACGAGTACGGCACGCGCGCATCGACCGCGATCGCGCGCTCGAGCAGCTCGATCGCGCGCGCGGTCTCGCCGGCAGCGAGACGCTGGCGACCTTCCTCGGCGAGGCGGAGCGCGTTGGCGCGGGCGGCCGGCGTGTTGGCGTCGATCTTGGCGGTGAGCGGTCCGTCATCGGGACGGACCTCGCTCGGACGGATGGGCGGAGGAGGAACCGGCGCCGCCGGTGGCCGCGCCCGCGCGATCTCGACCCGTGGACGATCGTGATCGCCCCCGCGGCTCGCGCGCGCACGCTCCGTCCGCGTGGCCGCGGACGTGCAGGCCGAGAGCGCACACGCGAGCGCCACGGTGAGCGCGAGCCCCCGATCGCACCACGTCACCTTCCGAACCATCGTCGCCACAATCCCCCTCCCTTCGGCCGCGGAGGCTCCGACTCGTCACCGGCGCCTGGCGTTCCGCGTTCGTCGAGCGCCGCGCCTCCGTGCAGCGGACAATCGGCCGTCGGCGCATCGGCTTCGAGAAATGCTTCGACGACCGTTCGCGGGCAAGCGGCAGTCGCGCGGCCGCCGCTCTCCGGATCGACCGTCGCGAGGACGATGCCTTGCGGAACCTCGAAGTCGCGCGCCGGCCGCCCGGCGGTCGCGCGTCGCATGAAGGCGCTCCAGATCGGCAACGCCGCCTGCGCGCCCGAGAGCCCGAGCGACTGCCGTCGATCGAAGCCGACCCAGACGACCGTCACGAGGTCCGGCGTGTATCCGGCGAACCAGGCGTCGCCGTAGTCGTTGGTGGTACCGGTCTTGCCGGCGGCGGGGATCCGAAAACCGAGGGTCCGGGCCGCGCTGCCGGTCCCACGGTCGATCGCGCCCTCGAGGACGTGGGTCACGAGATACGTGGCCTGCGGCGACACGACGCTCGCGATGTCGAGCGGCCGCCCCTCGATCAAGGTGTCGCGCTCGTCCGCGACCTGGGTGATCGCGCGCGGCGTCGTCCGCTGCCCCTGGCTCGCGAACACGGCGTAGACCTCCGCGACCACGAGCGGCGTCGTCTCGAGCCCGCCGAGCACGATGGCAGGAAGCGCCGGCAGCGGCCCGGGAAAGCCGAGGTGCTCCGCGGCGTCGAGGACGCGCGGCAGCCCGATCTCGAACGCGAGGCGCGCGGTGGCCGCATTCAGGCTGTCCTCGAGGGCCTCGCGCGCCGTCACCATGCCGCGATAGCGGTCCTTGTAGTTGCCCGGCGTCCAGGTGCG
This genomic stretch from Deltaproteobacteria bacterium harbors:
- a CDS encoding tetratricopeptide repeat protein, yielding MPRRTSMLLVAALVTLAAPAFAGTQEEIDRLFSEAASLESRGQWSLASSNYSKILDKDPENALAHYHLATCQVRVGMNDYAIKHFNEAIRIDPNMEEAREGLEGVYVTRGLLARQGGKRSEALAAFEEAVKANPTSASAALELGAELEDQGQSARAEEVYAKAAAASPNDAATHAKLGAVFAERGMNDRAATELETAVRLNPRDAASHKTLGYVYAALGKRDKAVAAFHEAMRQYVLVGDMVGGTEAESLEKKAKAGQPLGAPRALSSP
- a CDS encoding ATP-binding cassette domain-containing protein; translation: MTEAHVELSRVRVAFGTREVLRDLSCRFPRGRISVILGGSGSGKSTLLRTIGGLVQPRAGAVVVDGEDVTRLSESELYRVRKKLGMMFQQGALLDSLTVFDNLAFPLREHTRLSAREIADAVHACIEAVGLQNVDALLPGQLSGGMVKRVALARAIVREPVILLCDEPFSGLDPISARRIEGLLVEINRLRGVTLIVVSHSIPSTMRMADHVVVLLPDGPVEGTPAELRASTDPRIVAFLSDGEDPSVGAPDDLPGTSAAARPA
- the tsaD gene encoding tRNA (adenosine(37)-N6)-threonylcarbamoyltransferase complex transferase subunit TsaD; this translates as MRVLAIETSCDDTAAAVLDASGVRASIVASQDMVHGKYGGIVPELASRQHLVTILPVIERALADAGLGLDAIEGVTATYGPGLVGSLLVGLQVAKGIAFERALPFVGVNHLEGHLLAILLDRPVAFPYLGLLVSGGHTSLYLVEGVGRYRQLGRTRDDAAGEAFDKGAKMLGLGFPGGREIDRRAAAGDRGAIRFPRAALKSGGYDFSFSGVKTSLRQYLLASGGGLDGGARPLEDVCASFQEAIVDMLVAPTLRAAEELGATTIVVSGGVSANSRLRTAMSEAGTAAGFDVAFPRFAYCTDNAAMIGYAGRARLLRGERHDLTLNAAATLPIGV
- a CDS encoding VacJ family lipoprotein produces the protein MALMRTMPALLIALALAAPAAARAEEQPGADYDPWQRMNRGIFWFNDQCDVYVLEPVAKGWDVVMPERAETSISNFFANLRFPVVMVNNLLQGKPGAAAIDVGRFMVNTSFGIAGLFDPATLWGLTKHNEDFGQTLGVWGVPPGPYLVLPLFGPSNPRDTAGMPVDYVLSITPLVLNSFWWTGAGVVNVVNTRAQYLDEVRNAKEASLDYYVFARNAYYQRRTALVNDQQEESGQAPTDDLYDLNAIEGSK
- a CDS encoding ABC transporter permease, translating into MLRPVQDLGWAALRFVADLGALATFTLQVVRATVMPPWRFRLFLDELYKLGVLSLVIICVCGLAVGMVLGLQGYNTLVRFGAAESLGAVVGLSLVRELGPVLTALLATGRAGSATAAEIGTMVATEQLDGLRMMSVDPVDLVVQPKVSAMIAVMPLLSALFIVCGLAGGYLVGVGLMGLDGGNYLASLQSAVDFRDDVLGSLLKALIFGVLVGLIATYRGYHAAPTSAGVSAATTSTVVVGSVSILIFDYFVTALWGV
- a CDS encoding ABC transporter substrate-binding protein, producing the protein MLALAAAVPRAAWSAEDAAAAVVEKTTSGVIAILLDQSLSTEAKRKRVEDVVLQSVDFETLSKLVLARNWSRFDEGQRDEFMDLFKNHLSMTYGRNVENYKEEKVQITGTRSESGGDATVKTKVVRGGANDILVDYRLRQKGGTWKIIDVVIEGVSLVSNFRSQFQDVVSNGGPERLLALLREKNAKGEPLKAS
- the mutM gene encoding bifunctional DNA-formamidopyrimidine glycosylase/DNA-(apurinic or apyrimidinic site) lyase — its product is MPELPEVETVRRGLAGAVTGRRITAVEVHERRLRRRLARDFAARLTGRRIERVRRRAKYLLLDLDDGASWLVHLGMTGTMVVLPASEPRRIHTHVVAALDDGRTVRFHDPRRFGLMRIGPADALTELAALGPEPLAAEFSADFLHGVARRQRRAVKSLLMDQQVVAGLGNIYVNEILFGAGIRPGRRTSRVTRADAARIVAETGRVLAEAIELRGSSISDYRDERGEPGAFQHTFRVYERAGEPCRRCGGVIRRRVIVGRSSFYCPQCQR
- the mlaD gene encoding outer membrane lipid asymmetry maintenance protein MlaD — protein: MTRSPLRDLVVGLFVLAGLGAIAYLSISVGGLSYSGPGGLTLYASFDQTGGLKVRAPVVISGVKVGQISDIELGEDYRARATLDLDPNLALPTDTTASIQTAGLLGDRYVALQLGGEEQMLKPGDEITFTESAVILERLIGKLVHNAPGESDTKKEE
- the rsmA gene encoding 16S rRNA (adenine(1518)-N(6)/adenine(1519)-N(6))-dimethyltransferase RsmA; protein product: MSRLAAETRALLQREGLAPRKSLGQHFLVDQGVIGRMLDLAQVSARDAVLEIGPGVGALTDVLAVRAARLYIVEYDRGLAIVLRRKFAAHPEVKVIEGDALEVDLRGEIPETDVKVVASLPYNVSVPILFRLIEERHVFPDLTVMVQKEVADRLLAKVGTRAYGGPSVLFQLYAEPIGRFRVSSSAFYPRPQVASEVLRVRLAPNPRVPVAEPRLLAAIVRAAFNQRRKMLRNAVQTLTEPAALPPSVWEEVFAAAGVDPRARGETLDLATFARLSDAVGRALDAAGVPRRTPQSTR
- a CDS encoding tetratricopeptide repeat protein, with the protein product MATMVRKVTWCDRGLALTVALACALSACTSAATRTERARASRGGDHDRPRVEIARARPPAAPVPPPPIRPSEVRPDDGPLTAKIDANTPAARANALRLAEEGRQRLAAGETARAIELLERAIAVDARVPYSYFFLARAHAEMSQPDLAQRFLDRAGQKLAHEPYWRSRVEELRGKLLAGAGRTTEADAAYRRSLDAWPGNRVAAEALTGAARRGKETGGGAP